A DNA window from Thermosynechococcaceae cyanobacterium Okahandja contains the following coding sequences:
- a CDS encoding photosystem I reaction center subunit II → MTTLTGQPPLYGGSTGGLLSKADVEEKYAITWISPKEQVFEMPTAGAAVMREGENLVYLARKEQCLALAAQQLRPRKINDYKIYRIFPDGETVLLHPKDGVFPEKVNQGREAVNTVPRSIGQNPNPAQIKFTGKKPYDP, encoded by the coding sequence ATGACAACACTAACTGGGCAACCCCCGCTGTACGGTGGCAGCACTGGCGGCCTCCTCAGCAAAGCCGATGTGGAAGAAAAGTACGCTATCACTTGGATCAGCCCTAAAGAGCAGGTCTTTGAAATGCCGACCGCTGGGGCAGCCGTAATGCGCGAAGGCGAAAATTTGGTGTATCTTGCTCGCAAAGAGCAGTGCCTTGCTTTGGCAGCGCAGCAACTGCGTCCTCGCAAAATCAACGACTACAAAATCTACCGTATTTTTCCCGATGGGGAAACGGTACTCCTGCATCCAAAAGATGGGGTCTTCCCAGAAAAAGTGAATCAAGGTCGCGAAGCGGTGAACACTGTGCCCCGCTCGATTGGTCAGAACCCCAACCCGGCTCAAATTAAGTTTACTGGCAAAAAGCCTTACGATCCCTAG